In Oncorhynchus clarkii lewisi isolate Uvic-CL-2024 chromosome 2, UVic_Ocla_1.0, whole genome shotgun sequence, one DNA window encodes the following:
- the LOC139372368 gene encoding zinc finger protein 710-like isoform X2, which produces MRSLKHLKHHTRNNVEEESGRLMRCYPKVMEGQVDAGTQTDPVVVLSLAQAAVLGLISQNEIFGATIAPNGFYMGEPREYGRTPPPPEGMEYEYADQLIGANGDYLAEPVGESEPHRNERRRPGPRGRTRGPRNEGGAPGEHHKVPSVQTQVKGERGESETPPSCIHMAKSPSSPGKMEEPATHRGPLKEEQSCGNCAVCVRETSSQTKTDTRSEERRGGGGEGQEEELAEEDGVLNLKTGGDRGDSPNPIMNHYFESSEVAYESADVAVGDYDESSQGMLWAADAEGIARRMQIDRLDINVQIDESYCVDVGEGLKRWKCRMCEKSYTSKYNLVTHILGHNGIKPHECLHCGKLFKQPSHLQTHLLTHQGTRPHKCTVCKKAFTQTSHLKRHMLQHSDIKPYSCRFCGRGFAYPSELRSHENKHENGHCHLCSQCGMEFPTHAHLKRHQTSHQGPTTYQCTECNKSFAYRSQLQNHLMKHQNVRPYVCPECGMEFVQIHHLKQHALTHKGMKEFKCEVCAREFTLSANLKRHMLIHASIRPFQCHVCFKTFIQKQTLKTHMIVHLPVKPFKCKVCGKSFNRMYNLLGHMHLHAGSKPFKCPYCSSKFNLKGNLSRHMKVKHGVLDASPDGREAPPDIENQEDYDEENLEFSERENLASINTPDIAKLSELEYHSSYTKGPGRYNTA; this is translated from the exons ATGAGATCCCTGAAACACCTCAAACATCACACCAGGAACAATGTG gaggaggagagtggcCGTCTGATGCGGTGCTACCCCAAGGTGATGGAAGGCCAGGTGGATgcaggaacacagacagatccCGTGGTGGTGCTGTCTCTAGCCCAGGCTGCTGTCCTGGGCCTCATCTCCCAGAATGAGATCTTTGGAGCCACCATCGCCCCCAATGGCTTCTACATGGGCGAGCCCAGGGAGTATGGCAGGACCCCTCCTCCTCCAGAGGGCATGGAGTATGAGTACGCTGACCAGCTGATTGGGGCCAACGGGGACTACCTGGCTGAGCCTGTAGGGGAGTCGGAGCCCCACAGGAATGAGAGGAGGCGCCCCGGGCCCAGAGGGAGAACCAGGGGGCCCAGGAATGAAGGAGGAGCGCCAGGGGAGCATCACAAAGTCCCCAGCGTACAGACTCAGGtcaaaggggagaggggagagtctgAAACCCCTCCGTCCTGCATCCATATGGCAAAGAGCCCTAGCAGCCCAGGCAAGATGGAGGAGCCAGCCACTCACAGAGGGCCTCTGAAGGAGGAGCAGAGCTGTGGtaactgtgctgtgtgtgtgagagagacgtcCAGTCAGACCAAGACAGACACtcggtcagaggagaggagagggggaggaggagaggggcaaGAAGAGGAGTTAGCTGAGGAGGACGGAGTGTTGAACCTCAAGACTGGAGGAGATAGGGGAGACAGTCCCAATCCCATCATGAACCACTACTTTGAGTCCAGCGAGGTGGCCTATGAGTCTGCTGACGTGGCCGTGGGGGACTATGACGAGAGCAGCCAGGGCATGCTGTGGGCTGCAGACGCCGAGGGGATAGCCAGGCGCATGCAGATCGACCGGCTGGACATCAACGTCCAGATAGATGAGTCCTACTGCGTGGATGTGGGAGAGGGCCTGAAGAGATGGAAGTGCCGCATGTGTGAGAAGTCTTATACCTCCAAGTACAACCTGGTCACCCACATCCTGGGCCACAATGGCATCAAGCCCCACGAGTGCCTGCACTGTGGCAAGCTGTTCAAGCAGCCCAGCCacctccagacccacctgctcacccACCAGGGCACCCGGCCACACAAGTGCACCGTGTGTAAGAAGGCCTTCACCCAGACCAGCCACCTGAAGAGGCACATGCTGCAGCACTCCGACATCAAGCCTTACAGCTGCCGCTTCTGTGGGCGAGGCTTCGCCTACCCCAGTGAGCTCCGGTCCCACGAGAACAAGCACGAGAACGGCCACTGCCACTTGTGTTCCCAGTGTGGTATGGAGTTCCCCACCCACGCCCACCTGAAGCGCCACCAGACCAGCCACCAGGGCCCCACCACTTACCAGTGTACCGAGTGCAACAAGTCCTTTGCCTACCGCAGCCAGCTGCAGAACCACCTCATGAAGCACCAGAACGTAAGGCCCTACGTCTGCCCCGAGTGTGGCATGGAGTTTGTCCAGATCCATCACCTCAAGCAGCATGCCCTCACTCATAAG GGTATGAAAGAATTCAAATGTGAGGTGTGTGCCCGGGAGTTCACCCTCTCTGCTAACCTCAAGAGACACATGCTGATCCACGCCAGCATCAGGCCCTTCCAGTGTCACGTCTGCTTCAAGACCTTCATCCAGAAACAGACCCTCAAAACACACATGATCGTCCACCTGCCTGTCAAACCTTTCAAGTGCAAG GTGTGTGGCAAATCTTTCAACAGAATGTACAACCTCCTGGGCCACATGCACCTCCACGCTGGCAGCAAGCCCTTCAAGTGTCCTTACTGCTCCAGCAAGTTCAATCTGAAGGGCAATCTGAGCCGACACATGAAGGTCAAACACGGCGTCCTGGATGCTTCACCAGACGGACGAG AAGCCCCCCCTGACATAGAGAACCAGGAGGACTACGATGAAGAGAACCTTGAATTCAGCGAACGAGAGAACCTGGCCAGTATCAACACACCAGACATCGCTAAACTGTCTGAATTGGAGTATCATAGCAGCTACACCAAGGGTCCAGGGCGCTACAACACAGCATGA
- the LOC139372368 gene encoding zinc finger protein 710-like isoform X1 has product MRSLKHLKHHTRNNVEEESGRLMRCYPKVMEGQVDAGTQTDPVVVLSLAQAAVLGLISQNEIFGATIAPNGFYMGEPREYGRTPPPPEGMEYEYADQLIGANGDYLAEPVGESEPHRNERRRPGPRGRTRGPRNEGGAPGEHHKVPSVQTQVKGERGESETPPSCIHMAKSPSSPGKMEEPATHRGPLKEEQSCGNCAVCVRETSSQTKTDTRSEERRGGGGEGQEEELAEEDGVLNLKTGGDRGDSPNPIMNHYFESSEVAYESADVAVGDYDESSQGMLWAADAEGIARRMQIDRLDINVQIDESYCVDVGEGLKRWKCRMCEKSYTSKYNLVTHILGHNGIKPHECLHCGKLFKQPSHLQTHLLTHQGTRPHKCTVCKKAFTQTSHLKRHMLQHSDIKPYSCRFCGRGFAYPSELRSHENKHENGHCHLCSQCGMEFPTHAHLKRHQTSHQGPTTYQCTECNKSFAYRSQLQNHLMKHQNVRPYVCPECGMEFVQIHHLKQHALTHKVLIPQALADQGMKEFKCEVCAREFTLSANLKRHMLIHASIRPFQCHVCFKTFIQKQTLKTHMIVHLPVKPFKCKVCGKSFNRMYNLLGHMHLHAGSKPFKCPYCSSKFNLKGNLSRHMKVKHGVLDASPDGREAPPDIENQEDYDEENLEFSERENLASINTPDIAKLSELEYHSSYTKGPGRYNTA; this is encoded by the exons ATGAGATCCCTGAAACACCTCAAACATCACACCAGGAACAATGTG gaggaggagagtggcCGTCTGATGCGGTGCTACCCCAAGGTGATGGAAGGCCAGGTGGATgcaggaacacagacagatccCGTGGTGGTGCTGTCTCTAGCCCAGGCTGCTGTCCTGGGCCTCATCTCCCAGAATGAGATCTTTGGAGCCACCATCGCCCCCAATGGCTTCTACATGGGCGAGCCCAGGGAGTATGGCAGGACCCCTCCTCCTCCAGAGGGCATGGAGTATGAGTACGCTGACCAGCTGATTGGGGCCAACGGGGACTACCTGGCTGAGCCTGTAGGGGAGTCGGAGCCCCACAGGAATGAGAGGAGGCGCCCCGGGCCCAGAGGGAGAACCAGGGGGCCCAGGAATGAAGGAGGAGCGCCAGGGGAGCATCACAAAGTCCCCAGCGTACAGACTCAGGtcaaaggggagaggggagagtctgAAACCCCTCCGTCCTGCATCCATATGGCAAAGAGCCCTAGCAGCCCAGGCAAGATGGAGGAGCCAGCCACTCACAGAGGGCCTCTGAAGGAGGAGCAGAGCTGTGGtaactgtgctgtgtgtgtgagagagacgtcCAGTCAGACCAAGACAGACACtcggtcagaggagaggagagggggaggaggagaggggcaaGAAGAGGAGTTAGCTGAGGAGGACGGAGTGTTGAACCTCAAGACTGGAGGAGATAGGGGAGACAGTCCCAATCCCATCATGAACCACTACTTTGAGTCCAGCGAGGTGGCCTATGAGTCTGCTGACGTGGCCGTGGGGGACTATGACGAGAGCAGCCAGGGCATGCTGTGGGCTGCAGACGCCGAGGGGATAGCCAGGCGCATGCAGATCGACCGGCTGGACATCAACGTCCAGATAGATGAGTCCTACTGCGTGGATGTGGGAGAGGGCCTGAAGAGATGGAAGTGCCGCATGTGTGAGAAGTCTTATACCTCCAAGTACAACCTGGTCACCCACATCCTGGGCCACAATGGCATCAAGCCCCACGAGTGCCTGCACTGTGGCAAGCTGTTCAAGCAGCCCAGCCacctccagacccacctgctcacccACCAGGGCACCCGGCCACACAAGTGCACCGTGTGTAAGAAGGCCTTCACCCAGACCAGCCACCTGAAGAGGCACATGCTGCAGCACTCCGACATCAAGCCTTACAGCTGCCGCTTCTGTGGGCGAGGCTTCGCCTACCCCAGTGAGCTCCGGTCCCACGAGAACAAGCACGAGAACGGCCACTGCCACTTGTGTTCCCAGTGTGGTATGGAGTTCCCCACCCACGCCCACCTGAAGCGCCACCAGACCAGCCACCAGGGCCCCACCACTTACCAGTGTACCGAGTGCAACAAGTCCTTTGCCTACCGCAGCCAGCTGCAGAACCACCTCATGAAGCACCAGAACGTAAGGCCCTACGTCTGCCCCGAGTGTGGCATGGAGTTTGTCCAGATCCATCACCTCAAGCAGCATGCCCTCACTCATAAGGTACTAATACCGCAAGCCCTCGCTGACCAG GGTATGAAAGAATTCAAATGTGAGGTGTGTGCCCGGGAGTTCACCCTCTCTGCTAACCTCAAGAGACACATGCTGATCCACGCCAGCATCAGGCCCTTCCAGTGTCACGTCTGCTTCAAGACCTTCATCCAGAAACAGACCCTCAAAACACACATGATCGTCCACCTGCCTGTCAAACCTTTCAAGTGCAAG GTGTGTGGCAAATCTTTCAACAGAATGTACAACCTCCTGGGCCACATGCACCTCCACGCTGGCAGCAAGCCCTTCAAGTGTCCTTACTGCTCCAGCAAGTTCAATCTGAAGGGCAATCTGAGCCGACACATGAAGGTCAAACACGGCGTCCTGGATGCTTCACCAGACGGACGAG AAGCCCCCCCTGACATAGAGAACCAGGAGGACTACGATGAAGAGAACCTTGAATTCAGCGAACGAGAGAACCTGGCCAGTATCAACACACCAGACATCGCTAAACTGTCTGAATTGGAGTATCATAGCAGCTACACCAAGGGTCCAGGGCGCTACAACACAGCATGA
- the LOC139372368 gene encoding zinc finger protein 710-like isoform X3 — protein MRSLKHLKHHTRNNVEEESGRLMRCYPKVMEGQVDAGTQTDPVVVLSLAQAAVLGLISQNEIFGATIAPNGFYMGEPREYGRTPPPPEGMEYEYADQLIGANGDYLAEPVGESEPHRNERRRPGPRGRTRGPRNEGGAPGEHHKVPSVQTQVKGERGESETPPSCIHMAKSPSSPGKMEEPATHRGPLKEEQSCGNCAVCVRETSSQTKTDTRSEERRGGGGEGQEEELAEEDGVLNLKTGGDRGDSPNPIMNHYFESSEVAYESADVAVGDYDESSQGMLWAADAEGIARRMQIDRLDINVQIDESYCVDVGEGLKRWKCRMCEKSYTSKYNLVTHILGHNGIKPHECLHCGKLFKQPSHLQTHLLTHQGTRPHKCTVCKKAFTQTSHLKRHMLQHSDIKPYSCRFCGRGFAYPSELRSHENKHENGHCHLCSQCGMEFPTHAHLKRHQTSHQGPTTYQCTECNKSFAYRSQLQNHLMKHQNGMKEFKCEVCAREFTLSANLKRHMLIHASIRPFQCHVCFKTFIQKQTLKTHMIVHLPVKPFKCKVCGKSFNRMYNLLGHMHLHAGSKPFKCPYCSSKFNLKGNLSRHMKVKHGVLDASPDGREAPPDIENQEDYDEENLEFSERENLASINTPDIAKLSELEYHSSYTKGPGRYNTA, from the exons ATGAGATCCCTGAAACACCTCAAACATCACACCAGGAACAATGTG gaggaggagagtggcCGTCTGATGCGGTGCTACCCCAAGGTGATGGAAGGCCAGGTGGATgcaggaacacagacagatccCGTGGTGGTGCTGTCTCTAGCCCAGGCTGCTGTCCTGGGCCTCATCTCCCAGAATGAGATCTTTGGAGCCACCATCGCCCCCAATGGCTTCTACATGGGCGAGCCCAGGGAGTATGGCAGGACCCCTCCTCCTCCAGAGGGCATGGAGTATGAGTACGCTGACCAGCTGATTGGGGCCAACGGGGACTACCTGGCTGAGCCTGTAGGGGAGTCGGAGCCCCACAGGAATGAGAGGAGGCGCCCCGGGCCCAGAGGGAGAACCAGGGGGCCCAGGAATGAAGGAGGAGCGCCAGGGGAGCATCACAAAGTCCCCAGCGTACAGACTCAGGtcaaaggggagaggggagagtctgAAACCCCTCCGTCCTGCATCCATATGGCAAAGAGCCCTAGCAGCCCAGGCAAGATGGAGGAGCCAGCCACTCACAGAGGGCCTCTGAAGGAGGAGCAGAGCTGTGGtaactgtgctgtgtgtgtgagagagacgtcCAGTCAGACCAAGACAGACACtcggtcagaggagaggagagggggaggaggagaggggcaaGAAGAGGAGTTAGCTGAGGAGGACGGAGTGTTGAACCTCAAGACTGGAGGAGATAGGGGAGACAGTCCCAATCCCATCATGAACCACTACTTTGAGTCCAGCGAGGTGGCCTATGAGTCTGCTGACGTGGCCGTGGGGGACTATGACGAGAGCAGCCAGGGCATGCTGTGGGCTGCAGACGCCGAGGGGATAGCCAGGCGCATGCAGATCGACCGGCTGGACATCAACGTCCAGATAGATGAGTCCTACTGCGTGGATGTGGGAGAGGGCCTGAAGAGATGGAAGTGCCGCATGTGTGAGAAGTCTTATACCTCCAAGTACAACCTGGTCACCCACATCCTGGGCCACAATGGCATCAAGCCCCACGAGTGCCTGCACTGTGGCAAGCTGTTCAAGCAGCCCAGCCacctccagacccacctgctcacccACCAGGGCACCCGGCCACACAAGTGCACCGTGTGTAAGAAGGCCTTCACCCAGACCAGCCACCTGAAGAGGCACATGCTGCAGCACTCCGACATCAAGCCTTACAGCTGCCGCTTCTGTGGGCGAGGCTTCGCCTACCCCAGTGAGCTCCGGTCCCACGAGAACAAGCACGAGAACGGCCACTGCCACTTGTGTTCCCAGTGTGGTATGGAGTTCCCCACCCACGCCCACCTGAAGCGCCACCAGACCAGCCACCAGGGCCCCACCACTTACCAGTGTACCGAGTGCAACAAGTCCTTTGCCTACCGCAGCCAGCTGCAGAACCACCTCATGAAGCACCAGAAC GGTATGAAAGAATTCAAATGTGAGGTGTGTGCCCGGGAGTTCACCCTCTCTGCTAACCTCAAGAGACACATGCTGATCCACGCCAGCATCAGGCCCTTCCAGTGTCACGTCTGCTTCAAGACCTTCATCCAGAAACAGACCCTCAAAACACACATGATCGTCCACCTGCCTGTCAAACCTTTCAAGTGCAAG GTGTGTGGCAAATCTTTCAACAGAATGTACAACCTCCTGGGCCACATGCACCTCCACGCTGGCAGCAAGCCCTTCAAGTGTCCTTACTGCTCCAGCAAGTTCAATCTGAAGGGCAATCTGAGCCGACACATGAAGGTCAAACACGGCGTCCTGGATGCTTCACCAGACGGACGAG AAGCCCCCCCTGACATAGAGAACCAGGAGGACTACGATGAAGAGAACCTTGAATTCAGCGAACGAGAGAACCTGGCCAGTATCAACACACCAGACATCGCTAAACTGTCTGAATTGGAGTATCATAGCAGCTACACCAAGGGTCCAGGGCGCTACAACACAGCATGA
- the LOC139372393 gene encoding isocitrate dehydrogenase [NADP], mitochondrial: MAGYLKVLRSLSRSATTLSKNPAVLAPAATSQSLQQRNYGDKRIKVSQPVVEMDGDEMTRIIWEFIKEKLILSNVDVELKYYDLGLPYRDQTDDQVTIDSAIATQKYHVAVKCATITPDEQRVEEFKLKKMWKSPNGTIRNILGGTVFREPIICKNIPRLVPGWTQPITIGRHAFGDQYRATDFVISQPGTFKMVFSPTDGSKGQEWEVYKFPGGGCGMGMYNTDESISGFAHSCFQYAIGKKWPLYLSTKNTILKAYDGRFKDIFEEIYQANYKPEFDKLKIWYEHRLIDDMVAQVLKSDGAFVWACKNYDGDVQSDILAQGFGSLGLMTSVLVCPDGKTIEAEAAHGTVTRHYREHQKGNPTSTNPIASIFAWTRGLEHRGKLDGNPDLIKFALTLERVCVETVESGVMTKDLAGCIHGLSKCKLNEHYVNTEDFLDAIKNNLDRALGK; this comes from the exons ATGGCTGGGTACTTGAAggtcctccgctctctctctaggTCGGCGACCACTCTCTCCAAAAACCCCGCTGTGCTCGCGCCAGCTGCAACCTCCCAGAGTTTGCAACAGAGGAATT ATGGGGACAAACGTATCAAGGTGTCCCAGCCTGTGGTGGAAATGGACGGAGATGAGATGACTAGGATCATCTGGGAGTTCATCAAAGAGAAG CTTATCCTCTCCAACGTGGATGTGGAGCTGAAGTACTACGACCTGGGTCTGCCATACCGTGATCAGACTGATGACCAGGTCACCATCGACTCTGCCATCGCCACCCAGAAGTACCATGTCGCTGTTAAATGTGCCACAATCACTCCCGATGAGCAAAGAGTAGAAG AGTTCAAACTGAAGAAGATGTGGAAGAGCCCCAACGGAACCATCAGGAACATCCTAGGTGGCACAGTCTTCCGTGAGCCAATCATCTGCAAGAACATTCCCAGGCTTGTTCCAGGTTGGACACAGCCCATCACCATTGGCAGACATGCCTTTGGTGACCAG tacagagctacagaCTTTGTTATCAGCCAGCCAGGCACATTCAAGATGGTCTTCTCCCCTACTGATGGGAGCAAAGGCCAGGAGTGGGAGGTCTACAAGTTTCCTGGAGGTGGCTGTGGAATGGGCATGTACAACACAGATGAG TCTATTTCAGGCTTTGCGCACAGCTGCTTTCAGTACGCCATTGGCAAGAAGTGGCCCCTCTACCTGAGTACCAAGAACACCATTCTCAAAGCCTACGATGGTAGATTCAAGGACATCTTTGAGGAAATCTACCAGGC GAATTACAAACCAGAGTTTGACAAGCTGAAGATCTGGTACGAGCACAGGCTTATTGATGACATGGTTGCCCAGGTGCTGAAGTCTGATGGTGCCTTTGTGTGGGCCTGCAAGAACTACGATGGAGACGTACAGTCTGACATCCTGGCTCAGG GTTTCGGCTCTCTGGGTCTGATGACGTCAGTGCTGGTGTGTCCCGATGGCAAGACTATTGAGGCAGAGGCAGCCCATGGCACAGTGACCAGGCACTACCGCGAGCACCAAAAG GGAAACCCAACAAGCACCAACCCCATTGCCAGCATCTTTGCTTGGACCAGAGGGCTTGAGCACCGGGGTAAACTTGATGGCAACCCTGACCTGATCAA GTTCGCTCTGACTCTGGAGCGGGTGTGTGTGGAGACTGTTGAGAGTGGCGTTATGACTAAGGACCTCGCTGGCTGCATTCACGGCCTTTCCAA ATGCAAGCTGAATGAACACTACGTCAACACTGAGGACTTCCTGGACGCCATCAAGAATAACCTGGACAGAGCCCTGGGCAAGTGA